The Elgaria multicarinata webbii isolate HBS135686 ecotype San Diego chromosome 1, rElgMul1.1.pri, whole genome shotgun sequence genome includes the window TTGTAGTTAATCTAAactggaagtgaaagcttctggaGTCCAGTTTGCAACTGTGCTAGAGACCTGGGGTGTGGGGGAGCATGCAAGCCTGAGGCTTGCTTTGGCTCATTCTCATAATACTAaagtatggtttagcattacatgagAACTCTGTTTATTTTTCTTCAATGAAAAGCTGTTTGCAGAATTAGACTGATCCAAGTTTTGCAAATAGGCTAAACCCAGTCTTTTGTAATAGAGTCCCATGTCTGTGAGTGTTGAGAAGCGCTGCGTGACATATGGATctcatgtattatttatttgagGCATTTGTAAGTTGTATCTTCTGCCAAAATGACACTCAAAAAGTGGCATACGACACTAGTAAGTTGCTACTTTAAGGCTTCACACCCCAAACAGTGCAGTCAGAGATAAGCCCCTTGTCCCAAATTTATCTTTTCAGTCGCACTCCTACACTGAGAGATGTTTAGTCCCTGCTTCAGTTAATGTCTTCATGTGAGTTTGTGTTTCTCACATTAGGTCTTtttttccaagacttttcaaaTTAGTGTCTCCTTCCTGTCCATTTCTTCACTTTTAAAAACTTGgttgttagtgtgtgtgttttctctttgCTTCTAAGTTTTTTCGTAGACGTTACATTTCTAGCTTTCCCATTTACCAACCATGGGATCtttgcttttccttttctgtatCACCACAGTCAATGTTCTTAAACATTTATGAAGAAGGAGAGATTAAAAAGGATCTAAGGATTCATATTCAGGATTTCTTAATGttaagtaaactgcccagagagcttcagctatggggcggtatataaattaaataaataaataaataaatactatactatacatttattaaagaatgtttagggtgcaatcctgtacccatttaTTTGGAACTCAATCATATAAGCCGTGTATTGGAATGTGTTGTTAGCAGTTTATAATCTGTCTTTTAACTGAGTTACCAGTTCACTTAAATAAATTTCAATGTTAATAAATTAATATTGCCAAAACTTCAGGTTGGCACCTTTTTGACATATTTGAGGAAGTGTGAGCTAAGTTGCTTTTTCATACACAAAGGCTGTCTTCAGCTCACTGTTAGAATCCACCTTTagtatttcctttttttattccCACATTCAAATGTGCCTCAGAATAAACAAGTGTACTCTTGACTCTCAGCTCTATCAGTTATAATTCACTTCAACCAATTAATCAGCTTAAAGAGTTAGCCCCCATGCTGTATTGGAATCTATGTGGCTCGTATTTGTATGTgctactgttttaaactgtttttctgTTGGATTATGCTATAGGTTCTCTTAGTTGCTGCTATGAGGAAACCTCGGAGGAGGTCCCGACAGACCCTAGAAGGGAGACGTTCTCCTTCACCGTACAGCTTGAAATGCTCACCTACACGAGAGACCCTGACATATGCCCAGGCTCAACGAATAGTGGAAGTTGATATTGAAGGGCGCCTTCATCGTATCAGCATTTATGATCCTCTAAAGATCATCACAGAGGATGAGCTGACTGCCCAGGACATCACAGAATGCAACAGTAACAAAGAAAACAGTGAACTGCCACTATTTCCTTCAAAATCCAAGAAAACTCAGTGCAAAGGCAAAAAAAGGGAGACATGCACGAAACATGCTCCTGGGACATCTTTCCATCTACCACAGCCCAGCTTTCGCACACTTGACTCCTTCAGCCAGCCAGATGCTCCTCCCTTGCCTTCAGCATACTATCAGTACATTGAGAAACCACCTGAGGATGTTGATGCTGAAGTAGAGTACGATATGGATGAGGAGGATTTGGCTTGGCTTGACATGATCAACGAGAAGCGGAAGAATGACGGCTATGGGTCAATTTCTGCGGAGACGTTTGAATTGCTGGTGGACCGGTTGGAGAAGGAGTCATACTTGGAGAGTCGTAACAATGGGGCCCAGCAGACTCTAATAGACGAGGATGCTGTCTGTTGTGTTTGCATGGATGATGAGTGTCATAACAGCaatgttattttgttttgtgaCATTTGCAACTTGGCTGTGCACCAGGAATGCTATGGAGTGCCCTACATCCCTGAGGGGCAATGGCTTTGTCGTTGCTGTCTACAATCCCCCTCCCGCCCAGTTGATTGTGTTTTGTGCCCAAACAAAGGTGGAGCCTTTAAACAGACAAGTGATAGTCACTGGGCCCATGTTGTTTGTGCCATCTGGATCCCAGAAGTCTGCTTTGCAAATACGGTGTTTCTGGAACCGATTGAGGGGATAGACAATATCCCCCCAGCTCGCTGGAAGCTGACTTGCTACATCTGCAAGCAGAAGGGCATGGGAGCAGCCATTCAGTGTCACAAGGTGAACTGCTACACTGCTTTCCATGTTACCTGTGCCCAGAGGGCTGGTCTCTTCATGAAGATTGAGCCCATGAGGGAGACCAGTCTCAATGGCACAACATTTACTGTGCGCAAAACTGCTTATTGTGAGGCACATTCCCCTCCTGGCAGTGTGAAGAAAGGGCGTACTTCTATTGTTCATGAAGGAGAGGAGGTCATTGAAAAGAATGAGACAGTGGATGAGGGCACTCCCAAAAACAAGAACAAAGTGAAGTTGAAACAGAAGGTAAAGAAGGAAACCTGTGCTTCTGTGCCTCTACTGATGGTCACACAGATCCCTTCTTACCGGTGAGTGGTGCAACTGGTCATAGTTTCCATGCTGATCTCTAAAGTAGTCCAGCATTTCTCTTCAGTTTTCTCTTTAAATGACATCTTTTCTAACCTATGGCTGCTTTGGCAAATGCCGAACACCATTGCCAGAACTACATTGATCCGGTGTATTTATATGTTGTACACTCCTTTGATGGACACAGTTGTAGCTACTCTGTCCTCAAAGGCAAATAACGTTTAAAACacttaaagtattttaaaaagataaatgaAGAATACAAACAAATAggtttatttacaaaatgtgctACTTGGCAGAGTCAACCACAATGCAACATAGAAGTCCCTTGAATTAAGTTAGAAAATAGATACAAATCACTTTAGATGGCAGGCTTCTTTGGAAGCAGTGATACCTTACAAGTTATGGGGTGAGTATAGGTTCATCCCATTTACATCAATGGGTTTTAGGTAGCCTaactgtgtgcaggattgcagccttaatctacaGTTCAGTTCGTTGCCTATTGCTCATATTAACAATAAATTGAAATGACTGCATGAAAGTTGCTTCTGTTAAACTTCTGAAGTAATTTGGTCTATTTGAGCTCAGCTGGTGACTGAATGCTGCCCGtgttactgttgttgctgcttaatTGGAGCTGTAGAGCTATTTGTAACGGAACCAGTTTCACAGTTAAAATGCCTGTGATAAACTTCAGATACTTGTATGGTTCCTAATATGTACCCATACGACATTACAAAATTAGGCAATGTATATTGCTGAAGTGGAAGGGTTATCATGACTCACATTGGGCTTAAATCTGAAACTGGGTTTAATACATGGTGAAAATCCCTTGGTGCTGTTGTTTTCCCTAGGCTGAATAAAATCTGCAGTGGACTCTCCTTCCAGAGAAAGAATCAGTTTATGCAGCGGCTGCACAACTACTGGCTCTTAAAACGTCAGTCAAGAAATGGTGTCCCACTGATACGGCGGCTGCACTCTCACTTACAGTCCCAAAGAAATGCAGAACAGGTATATGACATTTTTCTGTTTTCTGAAATAATGTGAGGGGAAAGTATCGTGTGAACTTATCAGGAAGGTTTTTAGAAGGGTTTGCCAGCTAAAGGAAGTGAGTGGGCAGTTAATTCGGGGAAATTGTagagaatagtagagatggaactTCTACATCCTCCCTTAGTGGAGTCTTCCATGGCATAATAACTCTCGTAACAACATGTATTTTGTTGTGTTAGATTACAATATGGAGAAAAGCAAAGCCATCAGTGGCCTATCTCTCTATCTTGAAAATACTCTGAACTCATTCCATTATTTGGAATGAATTCAAGGAAGCAGTATTTGCTTccttgaatgttattttcatgcTGGATATTAATCACTGGATTCTGTccactttgtttttctttcctatgTAGAGCTTTTCGTTTGTCTTTGCTTTAGAAACAATCAGCACTTCTGAACATCACGTTACCATAATTTTTAATGCAACAGGGCCATACCTTCTGATTTACTGTTTGTGGTCCATTGCCTTTGGTCTGACTTCTTGTTCTCTAGACATGAACCCTagttttactactactactactactatttaacAGTCACATAGCATCAACAGTGAGCAAGGCATGCACGTTACTATTTTCTTCACCCAGAATTATTGATACTTGCTTATGCTccatcatttgtttgtttgcttgggtAGAAAGTATTCCTTGGTAGCGGAGTGCAACACAATGAAGTCTTGCTTTCCATTATTGAACTGGTATGATGTGACAACTTACATTCAAAAAGGTACAGGAATGTCAATGAGCGTTGCTAAAACATTTTGAGAATGCAGATATAAACTGGATTGGTCTTCTTTAGATAGCCAATTCCAAATCTATGCTTAAGACTCAACTGGGCTGAATCACAGTGCTTATAAAGTAGATTCTGTGGTTTTGATAGGAAGAGAGAGGTAAATTGGGAGAGATATGAAGTGAGAGcaggcaaaataaaataacaaactaTCTCCATTTCACAGAAAGAGCAGGATGAGAAAACCACTGCAGTAAAAGAAGAACTGAAGTATTGGCAGAAACTGCGGCATGACTTAGAAAGAGCACGGCTGCTCATCGAATTAATTCGTAAGCGGGAGAAACTCAAACGTGAGCAGGTAGGGTAACTTGGTGGTCTGTTAGCAGCAATCCTTTAGCCTAGACATGATATTTCATTTTGCTACAGGATGGTTTCATGGTCCACGCGAACATATAACTGTTTACACTGCTAATGAGAGACAGACACTATTGAATGCCATTGATTAGAACTGCTAAAGGCGTCCTAGAAGTTATGAGTTATTCTCATATTAGTCCAAAAATCTGCgcaatcttaagcatgtttattcagaatcaAGCCCCACTGTATTTAATGgacttacactgaagtaaatgtACACAAGGTTGTAGCCAAAGACAAATTCTGAATTGGGTCAGACAGTACCTTTTATTGGAAAACTCAGTTATGTGTAATTGAACACACACATTGtccaaaaaaaaaggtggggggaggtagTATCTTATTTCATGTCAGAATCTATTTGGGGTGGTATAcaaggacagataaatggacagaTAAAGGACagactatggaatttacttccacaggATATAGTGCACGGataactgtggctaggctatctctgtccatgaCGAGTCATAGTAAATATTCAAGCCATTGCCGGTGAAAAAGCATTGTGGACCATGGAGACCACTTGGGCGTCCAGTGAGAATTCTGGATCCATCAGTATCCCCAAACAGCAAAACTGGTACTAGTTAGGAGGAGTGCATTCCTGTCCAGAGCAGGCTGAACGCTTTTCTCAGTGATGTTTCCTAGCCTTTTGTTATTACTACCTTGTCTTTCATGAAACAGCTAATATTAAATATAAAGCAGTCCTTTTGTAAATGGCATTCTTGTAGATATCAGATCAATTCTCTTTATTCCGTATTAATGCCATATGATCAAATAAGCTTACATAGTTAAAATAAAAGGTATTTATCAAACTAGTAGTTTATTGGGACCTGAGGTACTATCAGTACATGACACCCTGAATGAAGGTGCAAGAAATCGTACACGAAGAATGATTAAATATTTAACTTACCGATATAATCTTTATTACCACTGTTTGGGGTTATTAATTCCCATAGTTGTATACATTATTGTTTTGACTGCTTGTGCCATACTTGTTCTGTTGTTAGGGCTGTTTCAAGGCATTTTACCAGAGGCAGAGAAGCAAATGGTGAATGGCCCCACCCCTCCAAGTCCAGGTGCATAGTGCCCAAGGCttgccaaattattttggcaactactgcagaaaatcccacaagtacaTCTTCCCCTTCCTGGTAGTAAAAATAGAGCAATAACAATTTACTGCGCTTTCATGATGCACAAAATCAGCTGGCTGAAGTGGCTGCCTCAGTCTGCTTAATGGTAGTGCTGGCCTTACCTGTTGTGTTATATCCTGTTATTCGTTTAACATTTAGCTAGTTGGATTCAACTAAGCTGGCATTTGTAATCTCTGCAATTCACATAGTTTGTTTACAGGAAATGCCATTATATAGCTAAACATCAGTTTTAAACTTGTTGTTTATACCTTAAGTGACTATTGACTTGTTCAAACTATATGAAGTAAGTTGAACAGGACTgcttcccaccccccaatctTACGGGCGGCTGATTTAGTGTTTATAGCACCTTTCATAAAGGGCAAGAAAATACCTTCTTGAAATATATGCTGCTGTGTAATATACAGGAAACTTTTTCAAAGCTGtgaatctcccagagagctttggcgattggctggtatagaaatgtagttaatTTATTAATAAAATGAGCTAGTGAACTTACTACATACATTGTAGACTGTTGGGGGAAGCACTTCTCCAAACTTCCTCTGGAATTAGCTGACACTCCATATCTACAGTGTCCTAAGACTGCTAAGAGAGGGCAGTTGGttcattttgttattattttttctgaCTCTCAGGTAAAGGTTCAGCAAGCTGCTATGGAATTACAGCTCACACCCTTCAATGTGCTGCTGCGCACCACACTGGATCTACTGCAGGAGAAGGATCCAGCCCAGATCTTTGCAGAGCCTGTAAACCTGAGTGAGGCAAGTACCTGGAAGAATTGTTTGGCTTGACTTGAAGGCCTCTTCAGATACATGCCTACGTAATACTATCACTGGCAAGAGGAAGGCCCTGTTGAATTGCTCATGCCAAAGCTGTTAAGTTGTTGCATAAACTAAGGAATTTCTCCAAGGTGTTTCTGCAGAGGGCTTCCCTACTGTCCAGACTATGGCATTATTTTGAGGAAGTTGGCTATTGCTTCTCAGCAAGGTCATTTTATTTGCCAGAATGGGGTATGACTTAACCAGGGTGATATTGCTGAGCATTTGTGCTCTGCCTCAGTGCCAGTGAGAGGGCATTTAGAGTGCTTGTGATGGGTATGCCCTGGTTGGCTAGTAAATGATTTTTGTAATTGTACAGGTTTTATATGTTTAGGTTCCAGATTACCTGGAATTCATTTCCAAGCCAATGGATTTTTCTACCATGAGGCAGAAGCTGGAGTCCCACCAGTACCGAACACTGGATGAGTTTGAGGAGGATTTTAACCTTATTCTAACCAACTGCATGAGGTATAATTCTAAAGACACAATTTTCCATCGAGCAGCTGTCCGGCTCAGGGACCTCGGAGGAGCAATATTACGCCATGCACGGCGACAAGCTGAGAATATTGGTTTTGACCCCCAAGTAGGGATTCACTTGCCTGAATCACCAAAGACAGAAGACTTCTATCGATTTTCTTGGGAGGATGGTGAGTTTTCTTTGGGGAGTTCTGctttaataataaaatgaaacttaAGATAAAAACTCCACGAGTACAAAGATAAGATAGTAATTCAAGAAATCAGTTTGGAGGCAACTGTGGCgtgacaccccacaagtcaattcccaaatgtatgcctgcagtttgtaagtctgtggtttgtagaatgttggcctgagtgggcggagttagaatgtcttgggaggggggaggagtgatatataagggaaggactgaggggattgagaataCTTTttagggagacttgttaggtactcttagagtctgcagtgctctctgtgtttatggtacttaagttctgggaaatttgagagtcagtgtagtgagtggtgtctttagaatgtggtgtgcacgtagtggaagtatataattcaatactgataataaagaaagttcaagagtgattgtgtgagtgaaaggaaagcgcgaatgtgagggtgacaggattgtatggatggtttcaaaaaagtttttaaatgttattagatgcaaagcttatgaacttttaaaaataaattttgattgtttattttaaaaactaccacgaaaatcccacgtgtctgtttggcatttatcatcttaagtttacacattcagcacccactctgacaataattcacctcaacagatataactcacagcgcattattatatatatattaaatccttctccattttaaacccctttctccacatagtttgaaggaaggtgggctttatcccttgcctcaggcatatcaagcagtggtgcttggcttgagcagggagtagtcTCGGTCAGGTCTGTTGTGTTGCCCCATAATTatgtgttgccccataataagtggtggcagacgtgaagtctggtgttcagagcctgtgtcatggcagcaaCATCCCATACAACAATTTTTATTTTGCTAATCCAGACCTCAGTTTTCCATTGACCATATACTCTTTCTCATTGTCTCAGTTCACATGTACTGGCAGTtcatgagttatttaacccaagaATTGTTGAAATGTAGCaagaacaacccatgggttaactctgggttgtttaacccctgacACCCAGAGTTTCTTGGTTCAGACGTCACTCTAACAACCTATAAATAGGGCAATCGTAGATGGTTAATTGAAAATTGAAGTTATGAGCATGCggagggttgttgttatgtgtgaaccagtgcATTGGTTCTGTGATGTTATTGCAGTCTCATCCTCAAAAGTCTTATTTGCTACATATGGTATAAAGTTCAAAAGTAGTTTTGGTAAGAACTTTGCATAAGTGTGGCTTTGAAAGCTTGAATCACTGAGGAGTTCGGAGAACATTTTGGTTGGCAGGAGGCCTCAATCATTGGCTGTTAATACCACTACTCTTCTCATTGCAGTTGATAATATTCTCCTTCCTGAGAACCGGGCTCACCTTTCCTTAGAGGCGCAACTGAAGGAGCTGCTGGAAAAACTGGACATGGTGAGCACCATGAGGTCAAGTGGTGCCCGAACCCGCCGCATCCGCCTCTTGAGACGTGAAATCAATTCTATCCGGCAAAAGCTGGCCCAGCAACAGAACAAAACCATGCCAAATGGAGATCCAGCTCCGTGGGAGGAGGGACTGGAGAAAATGCTACTAGGAGAACGGGATGAAGATGGTGGAAAAGGTGAGAGGTGTCACCAGATCTCTGAGAGAAGCAGTTGGGCTGTACTGGAAAGGCAGTCCTCTGGGAACTAGCTGGGAAACTGGAAATAACCCTCAGGGATCTATGCCCATGAATCCTCTATCACACTCTTAGGAAGAAGTCATTGTTTAATCTCAGTGACTGCTTTTAACAACACACTCAGAAATCATTTAAAGAAATGAAGAGTATCAGAACAACCTTAAAATGCTGCAAAATAATATGAAATTTTACATTGTAACAAGGGCTGGAGAGTTTGGAAGAAAGATGATAATCAGGTTAGCCAATCTTGAATCTTTATGGCTGCAGCCCAAAATGCATTTATGCTGACCTCTCTGAGGCATCTCTAGAGTATTCTGGGCTGTGAGGGGTCTAGTTTGGGGAGACAGAAATGTGTTTCTAGAAGTCTACATCACAAAGACACCAACACTGGAAGCACTAATTGGCAATCTcatcagaattttttaaaagtctgtca containing:
- the BRPF3 gene encoding bromodomain and PHD finger-containing protein 3, producing the protein MRKPRRRSRQTLEGRRSPSPYSLKCSPTRETLTYAQAQRIVEVDIEGRLHRISIYDPLKIITEDELTAQDITECNSNKENSELPLFPSKSKKTQCKGKKRETCTKHAPGTSFHLPQPSFRTLDSFSQPDAPPLPSAYYQYIEKPPEDVDAEVEYDMDEEDLAWLDMINEKRKNDGYGSISAETFELLVDRLEKESYLESRNNGAQQTLIDEDAVCCVCMDDECHNSNVILFCDICNLAVHQECYGVPYIPEGQWLCRCCLQSPSRPVDCVLCPNKGGAFKQTSDSHWAHVVCAIWIPEVCFANTVFLEPIEGIDNIPPARWKLTCYICKQKGMGAAIQCHKVNCYTAFHVTCAQRAGLFMKIEPMRETSLNGTTFTVRKTAYCEAHSPPGSVKKGRTSIVHEGEEVIEKNETVDEGTPKNKNKVKLKQKVKKETCASVPLLMVTQIPSYRLNKICSGLSFQRKNQFMQRLHNYWLLKRQSRNGVPLIRRLHSHLQSQRNAEQKEQDEKTTAVKEELKYWQKLRHDLERARLLIELIRKREKLKREQVKVQQAAMELQLTPFNVLLRTTLDLLQEKDPAQIFAEPVNLSEVPDYLEFISKPMDFSTMRQKLESHQYRTLDEFEEDFNLILTNCMRYNSKDTIFHRAAVRLRDLGGAILRHARRQAENIGFDPQVGIHLPESPKTEDFYRFSWEDVDNILLPENRAHLSLEAQLKELLEKLDMVSTMRSSGARTRRIRLLRREINSIRQKLAQQQNKTMPNGDPAPWEEGLEKMLLGERDEDGGKADDTKPPLPPTLEPTGPAPSLSELDSLQDPPTLKPISESKSLNRLHKRLKSEGEHFDKKTLQRESHAFQRLLSDNGLNGLALQATGASATPPFSGVGRRTSVLFKKAKNGVKLQRGLDCPLENGEDHSQSGQLSPSSIGGERPSRKRPQSGSCSESDGEKSPRQAGVTAAAVTNGYRKHAESGSDSECSSGLGSGLPFDICSGLTPHKRSRGKPALARVPFLDGVNGDLEYSSSGRNLLMPFEEQAELEPLELVWAKCRGYPSYPALIIDPEMPREGLLHNGVPIPVPPLEVLKLGEQKQAEAGEKLFLVLFFDNKRTWQWLPREKVLPLGVDDTVDKLKMMEGRKTSIRKSVQVAYDRAMIHMSRVRGDHPFVTPNYL